Proteins from a single region of Apium graveolens cultivar Ventura chromosome 7, ASM990537v1, whole genome shotgun sequence:
- the LOC141674271 gene encoding glutathione S-transferase U20-like → MPKEGVKLLDMWASPFGMRAKIALLEKGVDYETQEEDLFGGKSDLLLSSNPIYQKVPVLLHDGKPMVESSNIVTYIDEVWPNPPLMPACAYGRARARFWTHYIDDKLFSGGRDIWLSKGREDLEVAKKEFIEILKVLEGALSDKDYFGGDSFGYVDIMTIPIASWFPASEKYGDFKVEDHCPKITAWIKRCMEVKSVAKVLPEGEKICGCVAYIRKLNGFAEE, encoded by the exons ATGCCTAAAGAGGGAGTGAAATTGCTGGATATGTGGGCAAGCCCATTTGGAATGAGGGCAAAAATTGCTTTACTTGAGAAAGGTGTTGATTATGAAACGCAAGAGGAAGACTTGTTTGGAGGAAAGAGTGATTTGCTACTGAGCTCAAATCCAATCTATCAGAAGGTTCCAGTGTTGTTACACGATGGAAAACCCATGGTTGAATCTTCCAACATTGTTACCTACATTGACGAGGTCTGGCCTAATCCACCATTGATGCCTGCTTGTGCTTATGGCCGAGCTCGGGCAAGGTTTTGGACTCACTACATTGATGACAAG TTATTCAGCGGAGGAAGGGATATCTGGCTAAGCAAAGGAAGAGAGGATTTGGAGGTTGCAAAGAAGGAGTTTATCGAGATACTTAAAGTACTGGAGGGAGCTTTAAGCGATAAGGATTATTTTGGGGGCGACTCTTTTGGTTATGTTGACATCATGACTATCCCAATAGCCTCTTGGTTCCCTGCTTCCGAGAAATATGGAGACTTCAAGGTTGAGGATCACTGTCCCAAGATAACCGCCTGGATTAAAAGATGCATGGAGGTCAAATCTGTTGCTAAAGTTCTTCCTGAAGGCGAGAAAATCTGTGGATGCGTTGCTTATATCAGGAAGTTGAATGGTTTTGCAGAAGAGTAA